A single region of the Raphanus sativus cultivar WK10039 chromosome 1, ASM80110v3, whole genome shotgun sequence genome encodes:
- the LOC108824792 gene encoding uncharacterized protein LOC108824792, with protein sequence MEDNDGIRRPNCRLPERLFAFGEEPTGVRVTPYHKAGAIRSILDALDPEEIEHIRASPFSRLIEIADKPSFSGRFGRYIISRQLKVFKKHEAWFLFAGKPIRFSIREFALVTGLNCSKFPKRCKRKAKNFMEDVGEKPYWGELFGSLKEVPVSSVVKMLGKKTVVDRETRLKYAYLSLLSSVILPTTHSPRISQEAAEMIKDFDAFFAYPWGRVSFEMLMSSIKERKEVALYQNTIALKGFVLALQLVIVECVPALTEVVQDGSSSGSDGEAGGDDDPLQLDKDGRKNISPGHARDTDAAGKALVESIMLDGNGEITLAADYQWSDDEEDDAVSNMVGLVEQRFGFRNDCFVGGATKEDVTRLRQESKAEMLNRKTVKSKAGTSSQVQDGVDLDLLASMVRDKLKDDFQLLHGSVANVQESANDFTETILVNINDVFGIVQDTARQIKTMSEEMRRLSATLPVPPVQSQVPRPTVVNAGTQTMTDSTSIISDAIMFANRSSTLPTALTFLRYRSITLVNHPILVPQVVEDTNTSVNQLINKTGLEDRHAEQCVHPCDESDRLRPANTDKEQESNLDPSLLFPNPTFSLGLTQEARVYPSTNANVSVHNEEDLCHEDNVDATLGEAGNVCRKSKRQKVPTKLLMGEYECDKGFQIRATKAVVDCIYEGGNVDYKAKFTALLEKMNTPFGHIQSSDLYDIVQRATQVSAKLVDVLMFHTSSLFHSPSSHKQQFSSVFMDTQFVSHFTKLYTKFSKVAKKDSYKFSSNVVDMFLQLPASVDAVRFYFPFYLDKKYWVGICVDCTTWSVTVLDCNIELRTEYMMNKEVRPLALMFPYFLKQLGREVGSRDCKPMAIDRPRNIPQQKEVTHSAVSSVIFIQAHAVGGVDACKCITPDVLDSMVEMLLVTLYEASVGPL encoded by the exons ATGGAAGATAACGACGGAATCCGGCGGCCTAATTGCCGTCTGCCGGAACGCCTTTTCGCTTTCGGTGAAGAACCCACCGGCGTAAGGGTCACTCCCTATCACAAAGCAGGCGCAATTAGGAGTATACTTGACGCTCTCGATCCTGAGGAAATCGAGCACATCAGGGCTTCTCCCTTCTCCAGATTAATTGAGATCGCCGATAAACCAAGTTTCTCCGGCAGGTTTGGTCGATATATTATATCGAGACAACTCAAAGTGTTTAAGAAGCATGAGGCTTGGTTCCTCTTCGCCGGTAAACCGATTAGGTTTTCAATTAGGGAGTTTGCTCTGGTGACCGGGCTGAACTGTAGCAAATTTCCGAAACGATGCAAGAGGAAAGCGAAGAACTTCATGGAAGATGTTGGGGAGAAACCATATTGGGGCGAACTGTTTGGATCGCTAAAAGAGGTACCCGTATCATCTGTTGTTAAGATGTTGGGGAAGAAAACAGTGGTTGACAGAGAGACAAGGTTGAAGTATGCATATCTCTCCTTACTCTCTTCTGTTATTCTACCAACCACACATTCACCTCGGATATCACAAGAAGCCGCAGAGATGATCAAGGATTTTGATGCGTTTTTTGCTTATCCGTGGGGGAGGGTCTCATTCGAGATGTTAATGAGTAGCATAAAGGAGAGAAAGGAAGTCGCTCTCTATCAGAACACGATTGCTCTTAAGGGATTTGTGCTTGCTCTTCAACTGGTAATTGTTGAATGTGTGCCTGCGCTAACCGAAGTTGTGCAGGATGGAAGTTCTTCTGGATCAGACGGTGAGGCAGGGGGTGATGATGATCCGTTACAGCTTGACAAAGACGGGAGGAAAAATATCAGTCCTGGTCACGCACGCGACACGGATGCTGCAGGGAAG GCATTAGTTGAGTCCATTATGCTAGATGGGAATGGGGAGATAACCCTCGCTGCAGATTACCAATGGTCAGATGACGAAGAGGATGATGCCGTCTCTAATATGGTGGGTCTAGTCGAGCAGCGATTTGGTTTCAGAAATGATTGTTTTGTTGGTGGGGCAACAAAAGAGGATGTCACGCGGCTGCGTCAAGAGTCAAAAGCTGAAATGCTAAACCGAAAGACTGTGAAATCCAAGGCGGGTACATCTTCTCAGGTCCAAGATGGCGTTGACTTAGATCTCTTGGCCTCGATGGTAAGAGATAAACTTAAGGACGACTTCCAACTCTTACATGGGAGCGTAGCAAACGTTCAGGAATCAGCAAATGACTTTACCGAAACAATTCTTGTCAATATCAACGACGTCTTTGGAATCGTACAAGATACTGCTCGCCAGATAAAAACGATGTCTGAAGAGATGCGTAGGTTGTCGGCCACATTACCTGTTCCTCCTGTGCAGAGCCAAGTCCCCCGTCCCACAGTTGTGAATGCGGGGACTCAAACAATGACTGACTCCACTTCTATTATTTCAGATGCAATCATGTTTGCTAACCGGTCTTCTACTCTTCCTACTGCG CTAACGTTTTTAAGGTACAGGAGCATAACATTGGTGAACCACCCAATACTC GTCCCTCAAGTTGTGGAGGACACTAACACATCTGTCAATCAGTTGATTAACAAAACTGGCCTAGAGGACCGCCATGCAGAACAGTGTGTACATCCATGCGATGAGTCTGACCGCTTACGTCCTGCAAACACAGACAAAGAACAGGAATCT AATCTTGATCCATCATTGCTTTTCCCCAACCCAACATTCTCTCTTGGCCTTACGCAAGAGGCTCGTGTGTATCCTTCTACCAACGCCAATGTTTCAGTCCACAATGAGGAGGATCTTTGTCATGAAGACAATGTAGATGCAACACTCGGAGAAGCTGGAAATGTGTGTAGGAAAAGCAAAAGACAAAAGGTGCCAACGAAGTTGCTCATGGGGGAATACGAATGTGATAAAGGGTTTCAGATCCGTGCTACAAAGGCTGTTGTTGATTGCATCTACGAGGGAGGGAATGTTGATTACAAGGCAAAGTTTACTGCTTTACTGGAGAAAATGAATACCCCATT TGGACACATTCAGAGCTCCGATCTGTACGACATTGTTCAGCGCGCAACTCAAGTATCTGCTAAG CTGGTGGATGTTCTTATGTTCCACACAAGTTCATTGTTTCACTCTCCATCATCTCACAAACAACAGTTCAGTTCTGTTTTTATGGACACACAGTTCGTGTCTCACTTCACCAAATTGTATACCAAGTTCTCAAAGGTGGCGAAGAAAGATAGCTACAAGTTTAGTAGTAATGTTGTTGACATGTTTCTGCAGCTTCCGGCTTCCGTTGATGCGGTTCGTTTCTATTTCCCATTCTATCTGGACAAGAAATACTGGGTTGGCATATGTGTCGATTGCACTACATGGAGCGTCACTGTCTTGGACTGCAACATTGAACTCAGGACAGAGTACATGATGAATAAAGAAGTAAGACCACTGGCTTTGATGTTTCCATACTTTCTGAAACAATTGGGGAGAGAAGTAGGATCGCGAGACTGCAAACCAATGGCAATAGATAGGCCCCGGAACATCCCCCAGCAAAAAGAAGTAACACACTCAGCTGTTTCATCTGTGATATTCATCCAAGCACATGCGGTGGGTGGGGTTGATGCTTGCAAATGCATTACGCCGGATGTCCTGGACAGTATGGTGGAGATGCTACTGGTGACTCTTTACGAAGCATCCGTTGGTCCCCTTTGA
- the LOC108834778 gene encoding LOB domain-containing protein 3 — translation MRRKGHSHGAVSPCAACKLLRRKCVKDCVFAPYFPAKEPYKFAIVHKIFGASNVNKMLQVLSENHRSDAVNSIVYEANARVQDPVYGCVGIISSLQRQLETLQTQLAFAQAELVHMKTLHRIESIDTKPPPYMASGISLPANKDLSNDVDMVDMAFVYENGAGESLWLC, via the exons ATGAGACGAAAGGGTCACAGTCACGGAGCAGTGTCGCCTTGTGCTGCTTGTAAGCTTCTCCGGCGAAAATGTGTGAAAGACTGCGTCTTTGCTCCATATTTCCCGGCTAAAGAGCCTTACAAGTTTGCCATTGTCCACAAGATTTTCGGTGCTAGTAATGTCAATAAGATGTTGCAG GTGCTGTCCGAGAACCACCGGAGCGACGCCGTGAATTCGATTGTGTACGAGGCCAACGCGAGGGTGCAGGATCCTGTGTACGGATGTGTAGGAATAATATCTTCGTTGCAGAGACAACTCGAGACTCTCCAAACTCAGCTCGCTTTTGCTCAGGCCGAACTGGTTCATATGAAGACGCTCCACCGTATTGAGTCTATTGACACTAAACCGCCGCCCTACATGGCGAGTGGCATTAGTCTTCCGGCGAACAAAGACTTATCTAATGACGTCGACATGGTCGACATGGCCTTTGTGTACGAGAATGGTGCCGGAGAGTCCCTTTGGTTGTGCTAG
- the LOC108844155 gene encoding LOW QUALITY PROTEIN: auxin-responsive protein SAUR41 (The sequence of the model RefSeq protein was modified relative to this genomic sequence to represent the inferred CDS: substituted 1 base at 1 genomic stop codon), translating to MVKKFSSTAYVLSPLCARHSLSMCSLSIXPLSSHTLSLSLSSFELLSLFKTTGERRKMKHLIRRLSRVADSSTEFSLRRSTFSFRTRRGHHRLHAQPPWSICQARRVSTVPAGHVPVYVGEEMERFVVSAELLNHPVFVGLLNRSAQEYGYAQKGVLHIPCHVIVFERVVETLRLGFNESGEVHELVASLLSGDEVILGTTE from the exons ATGGTAAAAAAGTtct CAAGTACCGCCTATGTACTCTCTCCCTTATGCGCTCGTCATAGTCTTTCCAtgtgctctctctctatataACCCCTCTCTtctcacacactctctctctctctctctagtttcgAATTGCTATCTCTCTTCAAAACCACcggagaaagaagaaagatgaagCATCTGATCCGCCGCCTCTCTCGCGTCGCCGACTCATCCACCGAGTTCTCCCTCCGCAGATCCACCTTCTCCTTCCGCACGCGCCGCGGCCACCACCGTCTCCACGCGCAGCCGCCGTGGTCGATTTGCCAAGCGAGACGAGTCAGCACCGTCCCCGCGGGCCACGTACCCGTCTACGTCGGCGAAGAGATGGAGAGGTTCGTGGTGAGCGCGGAGCTCCTGAACCATCCGGTCTTCGTCGGGCTGCTGAACAGATCCGCTCAAGAGTACGGGTACGCTCAGAAGGGAGTCCTCCACATCCCCTGCCACGTCATCGTGTTCGAGCGCGTGGTGGAAACGCTCCGGTTGGGATTCAACGAGTCCGGGGAGGTTCACGAACTCGTCGCGTCCTTGCTCTCCGGAGATGAGGTGATACTTGGAACTACAGAGTAG
- the LOC108808488 gene encoding uncharacterized protein LOC108808488 yields the protein MSVRGGGRKEERGRNPPSRHLWVGNLPLGISERELADRFLRFGELESVAFQPARSYAFLNFKHDEDAFAAIDSLQGFPLNGNPLKIEFAKPEKSSTGSRTENIFRHDEQRSGARGSPFFQKDSRMRYESPDTYSRSNKMSDKDAEPSEVLYIGFPASLEVDEALLMEVFSPFGDITKVTIFPGRSYAFVQFRNLMAACKAKETLQGNLFGNPRVNISFAKSEPSSSSSGRGPSGQTFSPPYRSVDRLGSSEGYFHQDRNYGNISRTSNVRDPHYIADRGLEEAEDYMFNRKRASRNEYDGGLPYRRSRSPRKLPQGMHEYHREMDSTFRDDPHRYPSRSSVYEEPRGLSEEEYYYQDTKRVKTRSLQPERQLPGGHLISAVGQERRSFSRASADFSPSKAFDRNYEAGQLRYKQTIEKPLNLEYIRNGEKSSFREPHDELMGAFSLPEGKRHTLEQSRPSLKDWNWEGTIAKGGNPICRAKCFPVGKVMDMMLPEFLDCTARTGLDMLANHYYQSSQAWVVFFVPGSDADIVFYNEFMHYLEEKQRAAVSKLDDTTTLFLVPPSDFSEKVLKVPGKLSISGVILRSEYEGSGYGHVQQQGERRYGETSYPEDSISGAVPDPGGPTAFLRSAARDVQQLPMDPYIESRHDPYSGRVWPPRDVSVTNTRSSQMQPPLTNLQEHSGFVAQQSADPSRFRETEIPSGFQPEHLTHLASSMSRQQYQVDNTSNQPERYAAEARASFHPLQHEQTPSAPPGYQNVQLQGSSNIQEGGEEENEANPQKRLQATLQLAAALLQQIQQSKN from the exons ATG TCAGTTAGAGGCGGAGGAAGGAAGGAGGAGAGAGGAAGGAACCCTCCGTCGCGGCATCTCTGGGTTGGGAACCTTCCCCTTGGGATATCGGAGCGGGAACTCGCCGATAGGTTCTTAAGGTTCGGCGAACTGGAGAGCGTTGCGTTCCAGCCTGCGAGGAGCTACGCGTTCCTCAATTTCAAGCACGACGAAGATGCTTTCGCTGCTATTGACTCGCTTCAAGGCTTCCCGCTCAATGGCAACCCGCTTAAGATCGAGTTTGCTAAGCCG GAAAAGTCCTCAACTGGATCACGCACAGAAAATATATTTCGTCATGATGAACAGCGGTCTGGAGCAAGAGGGTCACCTTTTTTCCAAAAGGACTCCAGAATGCGTTATGAGAGCCCTGACACATATAGCAGATCAAACAAAATGAGTGATAAAGATGCAGAACCCAGTGAGGTACTATATATAGGATTCCCAGCTTCGTTGGAAGTTGATGAAGCGCTCTTGATGGAGGTCTTTTCTCCATTCGGAGATATAACGAAGGTCACGATATTCCCTGGTCGTAGTTATGCATTTGTTCAATTCCGGAATCTAATGGCAGCTTGTAAGGCAAAAGAAACTCTTCAGGGTAACTTATTTGGCAATCCTCGAGTGAATATTTCTTTCGCAAAGAGTGAACCTTCCTCATCTAGCAGTGGAAGGGGTCCGTCTGGTCAAACATTCTCTCCCCCTTACAGATCTGTTGATCGACTAGGATCTTCAGAAGGTTACTTTCATCAGGATAGAAATTATGGAAACATCAGCAGAACTTCCAATGTCAGAGATCCACATTACATAGCAGATAGGGGTTTGGAAGAGGCTGAAGATTACATGTTTAATAGGAAAAGAGCATCAAGGAATGAATATGATGGAGGCCTTCCTTATAGAAGGTCGAGGTCTCCACGTAAGTTGCCCCAGGGTATGCATGAATATCATAGGGAAATGGATTCCACATTCCGTGATGATCCTCACAGGTACCCTTCAAGGAGTTCAGTGTATGAAGAGCCAAGGGGTTTATCCGAAGAAGAATACTACTATCAGGACACCAAGAGAGTGAAGACAAGATCCTTGCAGCCTGAGAGACAGCTCCCAGGGGGGCATCTGATTTCTGCTGTAGGGCAAGAAAGACGCTCTTTCTCAAGAGCATCTGCTGATTTTTCCCCCAGTAAAGCCTTTGATCGTAACTATGAGGCTGGGCAGCTAAGATACAAGCAAACAATTGAGAAGCCGTTAAATCTGGAATATATAAGGAACGGGGAAAAGAGTAGCTTTCGTGAACCACATGACGAATTGATGGGAGCTTTTTCTTTGCCTGAAGGGAAACGGCATACACTTGAACAGAGTCGGCCATCGCTTAAAGACTGGAACTGGGAAGGGACTATTGCAAAGGGAGGCAATCCTATTTGTCGTGCTAAATGCTTTCCTGTAGGCAAAGTGATGGATATGATGCT GCCTGAGTTTCTAGATTGCACGGCAAGAACTGGTCTTGACATGCTGGCGAATCATTACTACCAGTCATCTCAAGCGTGGGTGGTTTTCTTCGTTCCTGGAAGCGATGCTGATATTGTGTTCTATAACGAATTTATGCATTATCTGGAGGAGAAGCAGCGGGCAGCTGTCTCTAAATTGGATGACACAACGACGTTGTTCCTTGTGCCTCCCTCTGATTTCTCCGAGAAAGTACTTAAAGTTCCTGGGAAACTAAGCATCTCTGGGGTTATTCTACGGTCAGAATACGAAGGTTCTGGATATGGGCATGTTCAACAGCAAGGTGAGAGAAGATATGGTGAAACATCATATCCAGAGGATAGTATTAGTGGAGCTGTTCCTGATCCAGGAGGTCCAACTGCATTTCTGCGTAGTGCTGCACGAGATGTTCAACAGTTACCTATGGATCCATACATTGAGAGCAGGCACGATCCGTACTCTGGAAGAGTTTGGCCACCTCGTGATGTGTCAGTTACCAACACTAGAAGCTCACAGATGCAACCACCTTTGACAAATCTTCAAGAGCATAGCGGGTTTGTTGCTCAGCAAAGTGCAGATCCAAGTCGTTTTCGTGAAACAGAGATTCCATCAGGGTTTCAGCCTGAACATCTTACACATTTAGCTTCCTCTATGTCTAGACAGCAATACCAAGTAGACAACACATCAAATCAGCCAGAGAGATATGCAGCAGAGGCTCGAGCAAGTTTCCACCCTTTGCAACACGAGCAGACACCAAGCGCACCTCCAGGATATCAAAATGTACAGCTGCAAGGTAGCAGCAACATCcaagaaggaggagaagaagaaaacgagGCTAATCCACAGAAGCGTCTCCAAGCTACGTTGCAGCTAGCAGCAGCACTTCTGCAGCAGATTCAACAATCTAAAAACTAG
- the LOC108855263 gene encoding uncharacterized protein LOC108855263 has translation MYCLQVAAYHLFFNASRLCYLLALIVFVFLRFSSIFHDTSMVNHVGESRTASFLSISDTQQAQGELNVTFSGAFIGSVIQDIADKVL, from the coding sequence ATGTATTGTCTTCAAGTTGCAGCTTATCACTTGTTCTTCAACGCTTCGCGGTTATGTTATCTTCTTGCTTTGATTGTCTTTGTCTTTCTCAGGTTCTCTTCTATTTTCCATGATACATCAATGGTTAATCACGTTGGCGAATCCAGAACGGCTTCGTTTTTGTCGATCTCTGATACACAACAAGCTCAGGGAGAACTGAATGTAACGTTTTCTGGTGCTTTCATAGGATCTGTAATCCAAGATATTGCTGACAAAGTGTTGTAG
- the LOC130496830 gene encoding uncharacterized protein At4g04775-like codes for MAMELGPGIPRMCPCGALTILLTSKTKENPGRRFYRCGVVFGENHLFKWADEALVEEIEALAVKQSTIENEINEVKDLILDMKKDITEIVEVVAALSTKLRK; via the coding sequence ATGGCAATGGAATTGGGACCGGGCATTCCTCGTATGTGCCCGTGCGGAGCACTGACTATTCTGTTGACATCGAAGACGAAGGAAAACCCAGGCCGTAGATTCTACAGATGTGGGGTTGTATTTGGGGAAAACCACCTTTTCAAGTGGGCAGACGAAGCCTTAGTGGAGGAGATAGAAGCATTGGCCGTGAAGCAGTCGACAATTGAGAATGAGATTAATGAAGTGAAGGACCTCATTCTTGACATGAAGAAAGACATTACTGAGATTGTTGAAGTTGTTGCGGCATTATCTACCAAGCTTAGGAAGTAG
- the LOC108844166 gene encoding uncharacterized protein At4g15545 isoform X2, producing the protein MGDDRLDLELSDEVLSVIPMDPFEQLDLARKITSMAIASRVSNLDSEVVELRQKLQGKETVVRELEEKASRLERDRREADSRLKTVLEENMILTKEKDSLAMTVTKLTRDLAKLETFKRQLIKSLSDESAPPQTEPVDIKACDQSSIGSTGSYTGKDERTNVHSSHRSYSGSTDMNKFSMTPYISPRLTPSATPKIISTSVSPRGYSAAGSPKRTSGAVSPSKTTIWYPSSQQSSAANSPPRNRTLPARTPRMDGKEFFRQARSRLSYEQFSAFLANIKELNAQKQTREETLRKADEIFGEDNKDLYLSFQGLLNRNMR; encoded by the exons ATGGGAGACGACAGGCTGGATCTCGAGCTCTCCGATGAGGTTCTGTCGGTGATTCCGATGGATCCTTTCGAGCAGCTGGATCTCGCGAGGAAGATCACCTCAATGGCGATAGCTTCGAGGGTCTCGAATCTCGACTCCGAGGTGGTTGAATTGAGACAGAAGCTTCAGGGTAAAGAAACTGTTGTCCGCGAGCTCGAGGAGAAGGCGTCTCGCCTCGAGAGAGACCGCCGCGAAGCTGATTCGAGGTTGAAGACCGTCCTCGAAGAGAAt ATGATCCTGACAAAGGAGAAGGATTCACTGGCAATGACTGTAACGAAACTAACTCGTGATTTGGCTAAG ctggAGACATTCAAGCGGCAGTTAATCAAATCTCTGAGCGACGAGAGTGCTCCTCCT CAAACAGAGCCTGTTGATATAAAAGCATGCGACCAGTCAAGTATTGGATCAACTGGTTCATATACAGGCAAAG ATGAAAGGACCAACGTACACTCATCACACCGTTCTTACAGTGGATCTACCGACATGAACAAATTCTCAATGACACCATACATCTCTCCACGCCTCACCCCATCCGCAACACCGAAGATTATCTCCACAAGTGTATCCCCTCGAGGCTATTCTGCAGCTGGTTCTCCCAAAAGAACATCCGGTGCAGTTTCTCCCTCGAAGACGACGATCTGGTACCCTTCGAGTCAGCAGTCATCAGCTGCAAATTCTCCACCTCGCAACCGTACACTCCCAG CTCGTACACCTCGGATGGACGGTAAGGAGTTCTTCAGACAAGCCAG GAGCCGATTATCATATGAGCAATTCAGTGCCTTCTTAGCTAACATTAAGGAACTCAACGCTCAGAAGCAAACCCGAGAG GAAACGTTGAGGAAAGCAGATGAGATATTTGGGGAAGATAACAAAGATCTCTACCTATCTTTCCAAGGTCTTCTCAACAGAAACATGCGTTAA
- the LOC108844166 gene encoding uncharacterized protein At4g15545 isoform X1, translating to MGDDRLDLELSDEVLSVIPMDPFEQLDLARKITSMAIASRVSNLDSEVVELRQKLQGKETVVRELEEKASRLERDRREADSRLKTVLEENMILTKEKDSLAMTVTKLTRDLAKLETFKRQLIKSLSDESAPPQTEPVDIKACDQSSIGSTGSYTGKADERTNVHSSHRSYSGSTDMNKFSMTPYISPRLTPSATPKIISTSVSPRGYSAAGSPKRTSGAVSPSKTTIWYPSSQQSSAANSPPRNRTLPARTPRMDGKEFFRQARSRLSYEQFSAFLANIKELNAQKQTREETLRKADEIFGEDNKDLYLSFQGLLNRNMR from the exons ATGGGAGACGACAGGCTGGATCTCGAGCTCTCCGATGAGGTTCTGTCGGTGATTCCGATGGATCCTTTCGAGCAGCTGGATCTCGCGAGGAAGATCACCTCAATGGCGATAGCTTCGAGGGTCTCGAATCTCGACTCCGAGGTGGTTGAATTGAGACAGAAGCTTCAGGGTAAAGAAACTGTTGTCCGCGAGCTCGAGGAGAAGGCGTCTCGCCTCGAGAGAGACCGCCGCGAAGCTGATTCGAGGTTGAAGACCGTCCTCGAAGAGAAt ATGATCCTGACAAAGGAGAAGGATTCACTGGCAATGACTGTAACGAAACTAACTCGTGATTTGGCTAAG ctggAGACATTCAAGCGGCAGTTAATCAAATCTCTGAGCGACGAGAGTGCTCCTCCT CAAACAGAGCCTGTTGATATAAAAGCATGCGACCAGTCAAGTATTGGATCAACTGGTTCATATACAGGCAAAG CAGATGAAAGGACCAACGTACACTCATCACACCGTTCTTACAGTGGATCTACCGACATGAACAAATTCTCAATGACACCATACATCTCTCCACGCCTCACCCCATCCGCAACACCGAAGATTATCTCCACAAGTGTATCCCCTCGAGGCTATTCTGCAGCTGGTTCTCCCAAAAGAACATCCGGTGCAGTTTCTCCCTCGAAGACGACGATCTGGTACCCTTCGAGTCAGCAGTCATCAGCTGCAAATTCTCCACCTCGCAACCGTACACTCCCAG CTCGTACACCTCGGATGGACGGTAAGGAGTTCTTCAGACAAGCCAG GAGCCGATTATCATATGAGCAATTCAGTGCCTTCTTAGCTAACATTAAGGAACTCAACGCTCAGAAGCAAACCCGAGAG GAAACGTTGAGGAAAGCAGATGAGATATTTGGGGAAGATAACAAAGATCTCTACCTATCTTTCCAAGGTCTTCTCAACAGAAACATGCGTTAA